One window of Triticum dicoccoides isolate Atlit2015 ecotype Zavitan chromosome 5A, WEW_v2.0, whole genome shotgun sequence genomic DNA carries:
- the LOC119303053 gene encoding guanine nucleotide-binding protein subunit gamma 1-like encodes MQVPGDVGGGGGEAGDMRGRHRIQAELKKLEQEARFLEEELEELNKMDKVSTALQEFVVTIESKADPLLPVTTGAAYQSWDRWFEGPQDLRRCKCWFL; translated from the exons ATGCAGGTTCCGGGCGACGTCGGCGGGGGTGGAGGGGAAGCCGGGGACATGCGGGGCCGGCACCGGATCCAGGCCGAGCTCAAGAAGCTCGAGCAAGAAGCGCGCTTCCTCGAG GAGGAACTTGAAGAGCTCAATAAGATGGATAAGGTGTCAACGGCACTCCAAGA GTTTGTAGTAACAATTGAAAGCAAAGCAGACCCTCTACTTCCTGT AACTACCGGAGCTGCTTACCAGTCTTGGGATAGGTGGTTTGAAGGTCCGCAGGATCTGCGTAGATGCAAATGCTGGTTTTTGTGA
- the LOC119303054 gene encoding pentatricopeptide repeat-containing protein At2g42920, chloroplastic-like, giving the protein MAMAPSPASASSSTTSPLLPSSPSISAFLASHPALTLLHTQCATMAHLRQLHAALVKSGLAKDPIAASRAVAFCAGEGRDAAYAARIVRHHPRPNSFMWNTVIRALSDGPGPDAAVALFLDMLWSPTPPERRTFPSLFAAYARLGRADDGAALHGMVLKLGLAGDAYTRNSMIAMYASCGRADEALALFRQCQEFDVVACNSAIVALSRAGRVDEARAVFADMPARTVATWSAMVSAYSRAARFQDAVDLFSAMQVDGVEPNANVLVSVLGCCASLGALEQGAWVHAYIDKHDVAMNALVVTALVDMYCKCGSIHKARQVFDTTRSQGMAKLSSWNAMMLGLAAHGQCQEAVTLFSELEPYGLRPDKVTFIAMLMAYGHSGMAYEAKALFASMAREYGVTPGIEHYGCLVDALARAGRLREAEDTIRAMPMKPDAAIWGALLSGCRLHGDAEAGARAARGAVECDPQDSGAYVLAANVLACDGEVGRGLGVRGEMREEGVAKVPGCSMIEVNGVVHEFMS; this is encoded by the coding sequence ATGGCCATGGCGCCATCGCCCGCAAGCgcttcctcctccaccacctcccctCTCCTGCCCTCCTCCCCATCCATCTCTGCCTTCCTTGCCTCACACCCGGCCCTCACCCTCCTCCACACGCAATGCGCCACCATGGCTCACCTCCGCCAGCTCCACGCCGCGCTCGTCAAGTCTGGCCTCGCCAAAGACCCCATCGCCGCCAGCCGCGCCGTCGCCTTCTGCGCCGGCGAAGGACGCGACGCTGCCTACGCCGCGCGCATCGTCAGGCACCACCCGAGGCCCAACTCCTTCATGTGGAACACCGTCATAAGGGCGCTGTCCGACGGGCCCGGTCCGGACGCGGCCGTGGCGCTGTTTCTCGACATGCTCTGGTCGCCCACGCCGCCGGAGCGGCGCACGTTCCCGTCTCTGTTCGCCGCATACGCGCGCCTCGGCCGCGCCGACGACGGCGCGGCGCTCCACGGCATGGTGCTCAAGCTCGGCCTCGCCGGGGACGCGTATACACGCAACTCCATGATCGCCATGTACGCGTCATGCGGCCGCGCGGACGAGGCTCTGGCGCTCTTCAGGCAGTGTCAAGAGTTCGACGTTGTGGCGTGCAACAGCGCTATCGTGGCGCTCTCGAGGGCGGGGCGCGTCGACGAAGCGCGGGCGGTGTTCGCCGACATGCCGGCCAGGACCGTGGCGACGTGGAGCGCCATGGTTAGCGCGTACTCCCGCGCCGCGAGGTTCCAAGACGCCGTCGACCTCTTCTCCGCGATGCAGGTGGACGGCGTGGAGCCGAACGCCAACGTGCTCGTCAGCGTCCTCGGCTGCTGCGCAAGCCTcggcgcgctggagcagggcgcGTGGGTGCACGCGTACATAGACAAGCACGACGTGGCCATGAACGCGCTCGTGGTCACCGCCCTCGTGGACATGTACTGCAAGTGTGGCTCAATACACAAGGCTCGCCAGGTGTTCGACACCACGAGATCGCAGGGCATGGCCAAGCTGTCGTCCTGGAACGCCATGATGCTTGGCCTGGCAGCGCACGGGCAATGCCAGGAAGCGGTCACCTTGTTCTCCGAGCTGGAACCTTACGGTCTCCGACCGGACAAGGTCACCTTCATCGCGATGCTGATGGCCTACGGCCATTCCGGCATGGCCTACGAGGCGAAGGCTCTGTTCGCGTCAATGGCGAGGGAATACGGTGTTACACCGGGAATCGAGCACTATGGCTGCCTTGTCGACGCGCTCGCCCGGGCCGGAAGGCTCCGGGAGGCGGAGGACACCATCCGGGCAATGCCGATGAAGCCAGACGCGGCCATTTGGGGCGCCCTGCTCTCCGGATGCCGCTTGCACGGCGACGCGGAGGCGGGGGCGCGCGCGGCGCGTGGAGCCGTGGAATGCGACCCACAGGACAGCGGCGCGTACGTGCTCGCGGCAAATGTGCTTGCATGCGACGGCGAGGTAGGCCGGGGCTTGGGTGTCAGGGGGGAGATGCGGGAGGAGGGAGTGGCCAAGGTGCCCGGGTGTAGCATGATCGAGGTGAATGGTGTCGTCCACGAGTTCATGAGCTAG